Below is a window of Hydrogenimonas sp. SS33 DNA.
AAACCCTACGAAGAGTGGAAAGCGAGCGACTGGCCGCGCACCTACCAGAACCCCGACTACTCCAACATCTTCGCCGTCGGTATCGCCTTCGCGCCGCCGCACCTGATCTCCAAACCGATGAAGAGCCCCAAAGGCACGCCCATCAACCCGACACCTCCGCGAACCGGTATGCCCTCCGGTATCATCGGAAAGACCGTCGCCATGTCCATCCGTGACATGATCGAAAAAGGTGCCGACAAGCCGACCCATCACGCTTCCATGGCGGAAATGGGTGCCGCCTGTGTCGCCTCTGCCGGTAAACACCTCACTCAGGGTATGGCAGCCGCACTGACCGTCTATCCCGTCGTTCCCGACTTCGAGAAGTACCCGGGCATCGGCCGCGACCTCGACTACACCTTCGGTGAAATCGGTCTGGCGGGACACTGGATCAAGCATATCCTGCACCACATGTTCCTCTACAAAGCGAAACTGAAGCCGGGCTGGACACTGATTCCCGAATAATCGAAAAAAGAAAGCAAAAGGAGAGTAAAGAATGGAACATATCGAAAAAAATATCAAACCCTATGAGCCGAACTTCACGACGATGGTGCCGACAAACATTGTCCGGTTCTTCCGAACCTGCGTGATCTGGCAGTTCATCCGCTTCATCATCATCAACATCAAGATGCTGGCGGTCGTCCGCAAAAGTCACCACTGACCAACTGCCCGTGCCTTCCGGCGCGGGCCCTCTGTCCGCTTCCCACCCGACAAATCATTTCCAAAAGGTTTTCGATGTCCGACAAATCCGTCAAGAAAGAGCTCATTGTCTACCCGGATACGCGTATCAACATCCCCTGTACCGATGTCCGAAAATTCGACGAAACGCTTTTTGAAGTGATAGACATGATGAAAGAGGTGATCGAAGAGAACGATGCGGAAGGGTTGGCGGCGATCCAGACCGGCTACCCCTACAACATCGTCGTCATCAGGCAGGAGGACGGCTCCTATCTGGAACTGATCAACCCCCGCATTCTCAGTGCGGAGGGCAGCGTGACCGAAAAGGAGAAGACCCTCTACTATCCAAAAATCGAGATCGACGTTCCCCGTTACGAAAAGATCAGGCTCGTCTACGAAGACAGGCACGGCAACTCCCACCACCTGATAGCGGAAGGAAAACTGGCACGGACCATTCAGAGAAAAATCGACTACACCTTCGGCGGCACCTTTCTCGCCAAAGTCTCCAAAGAGACCCGCGAAGCGGTCGAAAAAGCGCTGGCGGAAGATGGCCTCGTTCCGGAGGTGGAGCTCTGCCCCACCTTCTCCAAACGGGTCTATTTTCTCAGCGTCGCCGACAAACTTCTCTTCTTCATGTTCCTGACCCTCTTCGCCAAACTTTTCAACCCCGCGCCCGAAACCCTGGCTACTTTCTACACCTTCGACAAGATCGGAGGCGTGGCTGTCGTGCTGTTGATGATAGGCTACTTCATCTACGGGCAGTGGGAAGCGAAAAAGTATACGAGCTGCACCAGCTGCCAGGTCGGCAACATGATAGGCTCCATGGCAAAACGACTCCTCGCCGCCGTGGTCATCGGTACCGCCGGTTATTTTCTCGTCAATCCTGCCGGCTAAATGAATGCTTTCATTCCCCTTTAAAGCTTCTGCACTACAATGACCCCATGAAACCTGTCATAGCACTCCTGGTCATTCTCTGGCTGGGCATAGAAGGATATGCGATGGAGCCGAAATACGAGAAGGCGACACTGGGCGGCGGCTGTTTCTGGTGCCTGGAAGCGGTCTACGAAGAGGTCAAAGGTGTCAAGGATGTGGTGAGCGGTTATGCCGGCGGCCATGTGGAGAACCCCGACTACCGGCAGGTCTGCACCGGAACGACGGGGCATGCGGAGGTGGTGCAGATCACCTACGACCCTTCCGTCGTCAGTTACGAAGCGCTGCTGGATATCTTCTGGAACATCCACGACCCGACCACCCTCAACCGCCAGGGTGCCGACGTGGGGACTCAGTACCGCTCCGTCATCTTCACCCATAACGACGAGCAGAGAAAGATCGCCGAGCGCTCCAAAGAGGAGGCGCAGAAACGGTTTCATGCCCCCATCGTGACGGAGATCGTCCCTTTGCAGAAGTTCTGGCCCGCCGAAGATTACCATCAGGACTATTTCCGCAATAATCCCCATCAGGGTTACTGCCGGGCCGTTGTCGCCCCGAAGGTGGAGAAGTTCAAAACACACCATAAAGGATGGGTCAAATGACGCCCGATCCGGATCGATTGATCTGCTACTGCAACAACCTTACCGTCGCCGATATCGCGAAGGTCATCAAAGAGAACGGCATCGAAACGCTGGAGGAGCTGCTGGAGCAGGATGTTTGCCCGATGGGGGACATCTGCGAGGCGTGCAGGGAGGAAGGGTACGAAAATGACGGCTTCAACCTGCCGATGGTTTTCGCATCAGTATTACGCAAAACATGAGCGAAGCCCATGTTTTGGCGGGGACTGGCCGTCCCCTGCACCCCCCTAAAGCTTCGAAATCGAAGATTTCGAGAAGACGTTACGCTCTTTGCGTAACGTCTATAGGCAAAAACGTAAAGGATTTGACATGGCTGAAAAAACAATCGACCTGGAAGTGAAGGTCACGATGGAAGAGATGAAGAAAATCGGCGAATACTGCCGTGAAAAAGGGGTCAATTTCTCCGAATGGATGCGGCAGCTCGCGCTTCGGGAAATCGAGCGCAACGAACAGGAGAAGAAGGAGGAAGAGAAGCCGGCCTAAAATAGTCATTGGCCACTGGTCATTGGTCATTGGGAAAGAAAAACAAACCCCTCACTTCTCCCTTTCCGATTCCCGATTCCTGCATTCCGGGCGCTAAAGCTTAAACTCCGCCTCCGCGGCCTGGGCGGCGGTAATGCCTTTGAAGGTGAGGCCCTCCTCTTCCAGATATCCCTCTTTGCGCAGTTTCCTCGCCAATCTTTTCCCCTCTTTCAGGGTAAAAACCCGGCTGTTTTCCAGCATCAGCAGAATATCCCTAACCGACTCCTGCGGTTCTCTTTTGAGCAGGGCCAGCAGCAGTACCCGCTCTTCGATGGAGAGTTCTTCGTTCAAAACAGTTTTCCTATCTTTTGAAATCCGTACCAGTATAGCATACCTCCCAGCACGATGACTCCCGCGAAATAGGGCCAGAGGTCCTCGAAGGAGGTGCCCCGGAAGAAGATGCTCTCGCTCCCTTCGATGTAGTAGCGCAGGGGTGAAATGAGCGAAAGCTCCTGCAGCATCGGGTGCATGGCGTGGATGGGGGTCCAGGCACCGCTGAGGAAAATGAGGGGCATCATGATGAGGATGGACAGCTGCGCCACCTGGAGCATGCTTTTGCTCACCGCCGCCACGAAAAGGCCGATGCCCGCGCTGGTGAAGGCATAGAAGAAGGAGAGCAGGAAAAAAGCCCAGAGCGACTGGTTGATGGGGAGCCCGAAAGCGCCGAAGAGGACGATGCCGGTGGCGATGACGAGGCCGCCCATCAGAATGAGCACCTGGGAGAAGCTTTTGGCCAGGATGATCAGTTTGGGGTCGATGGGCATCAGCAGCATGATGTCCCAGGTGCCGTTCTCCTTCTCCCGCACGAAGACCGCGGCGGTGAGAATAACCCCCAGCAGGGTCGTGACCGAAAGCATCTCCGCCAGGGACATGAACCAGTCGGTCCTGGCGTTGGGGTTGAAGAGTTTGTGGATCTTCAGCTCCACCGGCACGGAGATGTCGGAGAAGTTCAGAACGATGTTCTGCAGATACTGCAGCGCCTGGAAGCTCTGGGTGGAGGCGATAGCGTCGAGCAGCACATTGAGTTGTGCGTGGCCGTTCTTTTCGTAGGATTTTTCGAAATCGTGGTCGAAGAGGATCCCTACCATGATCTCCCGATTGCGGATAGCGTCGTAGAGTGCCTTTTGGGAGAGAAAGAGTACCGGTTTCTGAAACTGCGGCGCATGGAGCCGGCTGAGGATCTTTCGGCTGATCCCCCCGCCCGTCTCGTCCACATAGCCGACGGAGACGTTTTTCGCCTGCATCTCGATCCCCTTGCCCGCGATGTAGATGTCCAAAGTGAAGGAGTAGAGCACTACCGCCACCAGCCCCCAGGAGCGGAAAAAGGCGATGATCTCCTTCGTGACAAGTGCGCCGAAGAGTCTCATCGTATCTCCTTTTTCATGAGCATGGAGCCCAGCAGGACGATGCCCAGGGCGTAGAGAAAGAGGATGGCGAGATAGAGCTGGATCTTGGGCGAGGCGAGCCCCTGGCCGATCAGGAAGGTGTCGTAGATGATATGGTTGTAGTACATCACCGGGTAGATGTGGGCTTCGATTTTCGATTCGCCCGACATGGAGGAGATGGGCATCAGCATCCCCGAATAGAGAAATCCCGGAATGATGGTGATGATGATGGTCAAAACGATTGCCACGATCTGGGTGCGGGTGATGATGGAGACCAGCAGCCCGATGCCCAGGCTCACGACGATGTAGAGTTCACCGGCGAACCAGAAGAGAGTGAAACTTCCGCGAAACGGTACCTGGAAAAGGTAGGTCGCCCAGAGGAAAAGGACGAAGATGTTCACCGAATGGAGCAGAAAGGCGGGAACCAGTTTGGCGATGATGAACTCGCTTTTCTTCACCGGGGAGGAGAAGAAGTTGAAGATGGTCCCCTCCTCCTTCTCCTTGACGATCAGCAGGGCCGAGAGGATGGCGGGCGCCACCAGCAGGATGAGGCCCAGCAGCCCGGGGACGATGGCATCTTCGTCGCGCATCGCCTGGTTGAAGAGGTTGCGGCTGTCGATGGTGATGAGATGCACCTGCTTTTTGGGCATCAGTTCGGCGGCTGCGGTGTAGATGACCCCCTTGACGTAGTTGCTCATCGTCTCCCCCCGAACCGGGAAGGCGGCGTCCACGAAGACGCCCAGCTCCGACCCGACCCCTTTGAGAAGCCTCTTTTCGAAACTTTCTGGAATGATGACCAGAATGTCGGTTTTGGCCTGTTTGATGCGGTGGAGCGCCTCCTGCTCGGTGATGGAGAGAATCCGGGTGTCGAAATATTTGGAGTGTTGGAAACGGGAGGCCAGGTCCGCGGAGAGTTTGGAGTGGTCGTGGTCGATGATGACGGTACGGGCGTGTGTCACCTCCATGCGGATGCCATAGCCGAAGAGGATGATGATCATCGTCGGCAGGAGATAGACGACGGTGATGAGCCGGGATCGGATCAGCTCCATGAACTCCTTGAGCATATAGGCCCGCACGACGCCCAGTTTCATCGGCTCTCCTCCTTGTAGAAGCGCAGAAAGATCTCCTCGAAACTTTTTGTGCCGGGGAAAGCTTTGTAGAGGTTGGCCACCGTGTCGTCGGCGATTTTCCTGCCCAGTTTGAGCAGAACGACCCGGTCGCAGTACTCCGCCTCGCTCATGTAGTGGGTGGTGATGAGTATGGAGATCCCCCACCGCTCCTTGATCAGATGGAGCATCTCCCAGAACTGGCTACGGGCGATGGCGTCAACCCCCGAGGTAGGCTCGTCGAGGAAGAGGACCACCGGTTCGTGCAGCAGCGCCGCCGCCACGGAGAAGCGCTGGTTGATCCCCAGGGGAAGCTCCGTCGGCAAAGCGTCCATGTAGTTTTCAAAACCCAGCTCCCGGGCGTAGCGGGCGATGCGCGCCAATGCCTTCTCCACAGGAATCCGGTGCATGTTGGCGAAATAGAGGAGGTTTTCTCTGATGGTCATGTCTTTGTAGAGGGCGAAGTGCTGGCTGACGTAGCCGATTTTGGCTTTCAGCGACTGCCGGTCTTTCGCGCTGCGTATGGGCCGCCCCAGCAGCGTCAACTCCCCTTCGTCGATGGGGTAGAGCCCCAGCAGCATTTTGATGAAGGTGGTCTTGCCCGCCCCGTTGGCCCCCAGAAGCCCCAGAATCTCACCGCTTTTGAGCTGCATGTCGATATGGTCGTCGGCCACGAAATCGCCGAAGCGCTTCGTCAGCCCCCTGGCCTCCATCACGACGGGCGGAATTTTCGTTTCGCTCTCTCTCGGGCTTACTTCGATAACGGGCAACTGCCGGCCCTTCTTGAGGGCGTTGACGAAAAAGAGCGCTTCGAGGGTGGGCTCCTTCCGGGACGCTTCAAGCGGGTCGAGCGAATAGGTGAAATGGCCCGTATGAATACAACGGTTTTCATTATGACTCAAAGCATCGGCAAAGCCGATACTTTGGCGGGGACTGGCCGTCTCCTGCACCCCCCTAAAGCTTCGAAATCTTTGATTTCGAGAAGACGCCACGTTTCCGCTTGGCGTCTGAACATCATTGACGGGACAGGGCACGGGCTCGTAGGTGTAGGGGCGGACCGTCTCCAGCAGCGCTTCGGCGGTGCCGTCGGCCATGATCTCGCCGTCGTCGAAGAGGTAGATCCTGTCCATCCGGGCGGCCTCCTGCATGTAGGCGGTGCTCACCAGCGCGACGGTGCCCTCCTCTTTTCGGATATCGTCGAGAATCTCCCACAGCTCCAGCCGGCTGAGGGGGTCGACGCCGGTGGTGGGTTCGTCGAGTATCAACAGTTTCGGACGGTGCAGCAGGGTGCAGATGAGGGAGAGTTTCTGCATCATGCCGCCGCTGAGTTTGCCGGCGGGCCGGTCGGTGAAGCGCTCCAGCCCCGCCATATGCAGAAGCCGCTGCCGATACTCACGGAAATCGGCATCTTTTCTGAGGTTGCGGATGGCGGCGAAGAAGTCGAGGTGTTCCGCGATGGTCAGGTTTTTGTAGAGCACCAGGCCGATCCCCTGGGGCATCAGCCCAAACTTCTCCTTCACTGGTTCCGCCTCTTTCGGGGAGTGGTAGGCAACCCCTTCGAAGCGGATCTCCCCTTCGAAAGTGCCGACGCCGGCGATGGCGTGCATCAGGGAGCTTTTCCCCGTGCCGTCGGCGCCGATGAAGCCGATAATCTCCCCCCGCTCGGCTTCCAGCGAGGCGTGACGGATGCCGATGCGCTGTTTGTAGCGGACCGTCACGTCGTGCACTTCAAGCGTCGCCATGGCCTCTTCCGAAAACGTTGAGGCTGAAGATCATCCACAAAAAAGCGGTGCCCCCCAGGGAGAAAAGAAGCGCCGCCTCCATGCCCAGATGT
It encodes the following:
- a CDS encoding (2Fe-2S)-binding protein, which codes for MTPDPDRLICYCNNLTVADIAKVIKENGIETLEELLEQDVCPMGDICEACREEGYENDGFNLPMVFASVLRKT
- a CDS encoding peptide deformylase, which translates into the protein MSDKSVKKELIVYPDTRINIPCTDVRKFDETLFEVIDMMKEVIEENDAEGLAAIQTGYPYNIVVIRQEDGSYLELINPRILSAEGSVTEKEKTLYYPKIEIDVPRYEKIRLVYEDRHGNSHHLIAEGKLARTIQRKIDYTFGGTFLAKVSKETREAVEKALAEDGLVPEVELCPTFSKRVYFLSVADKLLFFMFLTLFAKLFNPAPETLATFYTFDKIGGVAVVLLMIGYFIYGQWEAKKYTSCTSCQVGNMIGSMAKRLLAAVVIGTAGYFLVNPAG
- the msrA gene encoding peptide-methionine (S)-S-oxide reductase MsrA; the encoded protein is MEPKYEKATLGGGCFWCLEAVYEEVKGVKDVVSGYAGGHVENPDYRQVCTGTTGHAEVVQITYDPSVVSYEALLDIFWNIHDPTTLNRQGADVGTQYRSVIFTHNDEQRKIAERSKEEAQKRFHAPIVTEIVPLQKFWPAEDYHQDYFRNNPHQGYCRAVVAPKVEKFKTHHKGWVK
- a CDS encoding ABC transporter permease, giving the protein MRLFGALVTKEIIAFFRSWGLVAVVLYSFTLDIYIAGKGIEMQAKNVSVGYVDETGGGISRKILSRLHAPQFQKPVLFLSQKALYDAIRNREIMVGILFDHDFEKSYEKNGHAQLNVLLDAIASTQSFQALQYLQNIVLNFSDISVPVELKIHKLFNPNARTDWFMSLAEMLSVTTLLGVILTAAVFVREKENGTWDIMLLMPIDPKLIILAKSFSQVLILMGGLVIATGIVLFGAFGLPINQSLWAFFLLSFFYAFTSAGIGLFVAAVSKSMLQVAQLSILIMMPLIFLSGAWTPIHAMHPMLQELSLISPLRYYIEGSESIFFRGTSFEDLWPYFAGVIVLGGMLYWYGFQKIGKLF
- a CDS encoding ABC transporter permease — encoded protein: MKLGVVRAYMLKEFMELIRSRLITVVYLLPTMIIILFGYGIRMEVTHARTVIIDHDHSKLSADLASRFQHSKYFDTRILSITEQEALHRIKQAKTDILVIIPESFEKRLLKGVGSELGVFVDAAFPVRGETMSNYVKGVIYTAAAELMPKKQVHLITIDSRNLFNQAMRDEDAIVPGLLGLILLVAPAILSALLIVKEKEEGTIFNFFSSPVKKSEFIIAKLVPAFLLHSVNIFVLFLWATYLFQVPFRGSFTLFWFAGELYIVVSLGIGLLVSIITRTQIVAIVLTIIITIIPGFLYSGMLMPISSMSGESKIEAHIYPVMYYNHIIYDTFLIGQGLASPKIQLYLAILFLYALGIVLLGSMLMKKEIR
- a CDS encoding ATP-binding cassette domain-containing protein codes for the protein MATLEVHDVTVRYKQRIGIRHASLEAERGEIIGFIGADGTGKSSLMHAIAGVGTFEGEIRFEGVAYHSPKEAEPVKEKFGLMPQGIGLVLYKNLTIAEHLDFFAAIRNLRKDADFREYRQRLLHMAGLERFTDRPAGKLSGGMMQKLSLICTLLHRPKLLILDEPTTGVDPLSRLELWEILDDIRKEEGTVALVSTAYMQEAARMDRIYLFDDGEIMADGTAEALLETVRPYTYEPVPCPVNDVQTPSGNVASSRNQRFRSFRGVQETASPRQSIGFADALSHNENRCIHTGHFTYSLDPLEASRKEPTLEALFFVNALKKGRQLPVIEVSPRESETKIPPVVMEARGLTKRFGDFVADDHIDMQLKSGEILGLLGANGAGKTTFIKMLLGLYPIDEGELTLLGRPIRSAKDRQSLKAKIGYVSQHFALYKDMTIRENLLYFANMHRIPVEKALARIARYARELGFENYMDALPTELPLGINQRFSVAAALLHEPVVLFLDEPTSGVDAIARSQFWEMLHLIKERWGISILITTHYMSEAEYCDRVVLLKLGRKIADDTVANLYKAFPGTKSFEEIFLRFYKEESR